One part of the Salinivirga cyanobacteriivorans genome encodes these proteins:
- a CDS encoding TetR/AcrR family transcriptional regulator codes for MSKKNDILKSALKLFADEGFSATSTNKIAKSAGVSEALIFRHFKNKNGLLEAILKEGEEKARLLFADIVFETNPLKVIEKTLELGEKFMASKEVADFWKLQYKIKWELEQYGEQKMEPLEIALTNAFKKLGYEEPKREARYLLTLMDGMATRFFLQKSYDLKLETEYLRKKYKQ; via the coding sequence ATGAGTAAAAAGAACGACATATTAAAATCGGCACTTAAACTATTTGCCGACGAAGGCTTTTCTGCAACCTCTACAAACAAAATTGCTAAATCAGCAGGCGTTTCAGAGGCCCTTATTTTCAGGCATTTCAAAAATAAAAATGGTTTACTGGAAGCTATACTGAAAGAAGGAGAAGAAAAAGCCAGACTGCTTTTTGCTGATATCGTTTTTGAAACCAATCCATTAAAAGTGATAGAGAAAACGCTTGAGCTTGGTGAAAAATTTATGGCTTCGAAAGAAGTGGCAGATTTTTGGAAATTGCAATACAAAATAAAATGGGAGCTGGAACAATATGGAGAGCAAAAAATGGAACCCCTGGAAATAGCATTGACCAACGCCTTTAAAAAACTTGGTTACGAAGAACCCAAAAGGGAAGCGCGTTACTTGCTGACGCTGATGGACGGTATGGCCACCCGGTTTTTTCTGCAAAAAAGCTACGATCTGAAACTTGAAACTGAATATTTAAGAAAAAAATATAAACAATAA
- a CDS encoding tetratricopeptide repeat protein yields MYLYLFVGLLYILSTPTLDETEFDSLQRQIEQQTGIEKVDALFEAAELYIDRNPREALSYIKEASLLSDEIHYSLGKAKAHEKKGVIHFNFGNFEKAIKFFLEARKIYDDINDLQGIASVNNNLGKCYREMSNYSKAMQFHEKALEINQQINYQKGIADSYNNLGICFYPREEYNKVIEYIEKGMQIYREIDDKEGIAAALNNIAICYSSLGDYSKALSFFEQSLVINRKLNRKGPVGQILNNIGNLYVWLGNTQKAKYYLKQSESISRALNNRNLLKINYEAFANLYLSIEDYEKAINYYVKYSKLKDSLFSEHSDERIAKMQAIYDLEAKEQQIELLEKDNLLKKRDNNILFIILSSIAIVAGLIVYTLLVKIKNSRNKQLLLEKEKEIAKLNSKRQKENFEREMDMKNRELASFTMHVLNKNQLLIQLKDHLEEVSSSEDKDVKVLKQLRSSIEQTIDLDKDWESFATHFEKVHPKFFEKLLDQYPDLTKKELKQCAYVRMNLSTKEIATLLNITVRGVEKARSRIRNKMNLEKEVDFYDFLQNFLK; encoded by the coding sequence ATGTATTTGTATTTATTTGTTGGCTTGCTTTACATCCTATCTACACCTACATTGGATGAAACTGAGTTCGATAGTCTTCAAAGACAAATCGAACAGCAAACAGGTATTGAGAAAGTAGATGCTTTATTTGAGGCTGCGGAATTATACATTGATAGAAATCCCAGAGAAGCATTAAGCTATATCAAAGAGGCCAGTTTATTATCAGATGAGATTCATTACTCATTGGGTAAGGCTAAGGCGCATGAAAAGAAGGGAGTAATCCACTTTAATTTTGGCAATTTCGAGAAAGCAATAAAGTTTTTTTTAGAGGCAAGGAAAATTTATGACGATATAAATGATTTGCAAGGCATTGCAAGTGTCAATAATAATTTAGGGAAATGTTACCGTGAAATGTCTAACTACAGTAAAGCTATGCAGTTTCACGAAAAGGCACTTGAAATAAACCAACAAATCAATTATCAGAAAGGCATTGCCGACTCTTACAACAACCTTGGCATTTGTTTTTATCCCAGAGAGGAATATAATAAAGTAATTGAATATATTGAGAAAGGGATGCAAATATACAGGGAGATAGATGATAAAGAAGGTATTGCAGCAGCTTTAAATAACATAGCAATTTGCTACAGTAGTCTGGGTGATTATTCTAAAGCTTTAAGTTTTTTCGAGCAATCTCTGGTTATTAACCGTAAACTTAACAGAAAGGGACCTGTAGGTCAAATTTTAAATAATATTGGTAATCTATATGTGTGGCTCGGGAATACCCAAAAAGCCAAGTACTATTTGAAGCAAAGTGAATCTATTTCAAGAGCACTCAATAATCGTAATTTGCTGAAAATTAACTATGAAGCATTTGCCAATCTCTATTTATCTATAGAGGATTATGAAAAAGCGATTAACTATTATGTTAAGTATTCTAAGCTGAAGGACAGCCTTTTTTCAGAGCACAGTGATGAACGTATAGCAAAAATGCAAGCTATTTATGACCTGGAAGCAAAGGAGCAGCAAATTGAGCTTTTGGAAAAGGATAACCTGTTAAAGAAACGTGATAACAATATTCTTTTTATCATATTGTCAAGCATTGCAATTGTAGCCGGCTTGATAGTATATACGCTTCTTGTAAAGATAAAAAATTCAAGAAATAAGCAGCTTTTACTGGAAAAAGAGAAGGAGATTGCCAAGCTGAATAGTAAGCGGCAAAAGGAGAATTTTGAACGGGAAATGGATATGAAAAACAGAGAACTCGCTTCTTTTACTATGCATGTGCTAAACAAGAATCAATTATTAATACAACTGAAAGACCATTTAGAGGAGGTTTCTTCATCAGAAGATAAGGATGTTAAAGTATTAAAACAACTTAGAAGCTCAATTGAACAAACCATCGATCTCGATAAAGACTGGGAATCATTTGCCACTCATTTTGAAAAAGTACATCCAAAGTTTTTCGAAAAATTATTAGACCAATATCCTGATTTAACCAAAAAAGAGCTTAAGCAATGTGCTTATGTGCGCATGAACCTATCAACCAAGGAGATAGCTACGCTTTTGAATATAACCGTCAGAGGGGTAGAAAAAGCACGAAGTCGGATCAGAAATAAAATGAATTTAGAAAAAGAAGTGGATTTTTACGATTTTCTTCAAAATTTTCTAAAATAA
- a CDS encoding Crp/Fnr family transcriptional regulator, translating to MEQTEAVVAHLSRYKLMEPDEIRTACQYFQVQDLTKNEFFLKAGERCSKIGFLLEGLICSFVYDANGEVVVKHFVQPLNFFTDNESYEQQIPAKLNLQALTGARVYYITRQNNSKVQEEFPNWIPTLKMMSADALQKMIQMQNILHLGSAVDKYRHLLKHYPTLLVQAPLKYIASYLGITQSSLSRIRRENL from the coding sequence GTGGAGCAAACTGAAGCTGTGGTCGCCCATTTGAGTCGGTACAAATTAATGGAACCTGATGAAATTCGTACCGCTTGCCAATATTTTCAGGTTCAAGATCTTACCAAGAATGAATTTTTTCTTAAGGCAGGAGAGCGTTGTTCAAAAATAGGTTTTCTGCTCGAAGGTCTAATTTGCAGCTTCGTGTATGATGCAAACGGTGAAGTGGTTGTGAAGCATTTTGTTCAACCTCTAAACTTTTTCACCGATAATGAAAGTTATGAGCAACAAATCCCGGCAAAACTTAATTTGCAGGCTTTAACCGGAGCACGTGTTTACTACATTACGCGGCAAAACAACAGTAAAGTGCAGGAGGAGTTTCCAAATTGGATTCCAACACTAAAAATGATGTCTGCTGATGCGCTTCAAAAAATGATTCAAATGCAAAACATCCTGCATTTGGGGTCAGCAGTTGATAAATACCGACATTTGCTCAAACATTACCCAACACTGTTAGTGCAGGCCCCGCTTAAATATATAGCTTCTTACCTGGGTATTACACAAAGCTCTTTGAGTAGAATTAGAAGAGAAAACTTATAA